From Arcticibacter tournemirensis, one genomic window encodes:
- a CDS encoding glycoside hydrolase family 3 C-terminal domain-containing protein, which yields MKRMYARVCTICSILVVTLTLSFKQAEAQNELPVYLDDAKPIEARVEDALSKMTLKEKIAIIHAQSKFSSPGVPRLGIPENWTTDGPHGIRPEVLWDEWSQAGWTNDSCTAFPALTCLAATWSKDMAALYGTSIGAEARYRNKNILLGPGVNIYRTPLNGRNFEYMGEDPFLAAKMVVPYVKGVQQNGVAACVKHYALNNQETNRHGYNVNVDDRTLYEIYLPAFKAAVQEGDAWAIMGSYNLYKGQHCCTNQYLLNDILKKEWGFKGVVVSDWGGVHDTRQAITNGLDLEFGSWTNGLSQGKSSAYDNYYMADPYLKLIQSGQVGTKELDDKVRRVLRLSFLTTMNKNRPHGSFATEEHALAARRIASEGIVLLKNKGNLLPINFSKVKKIAVIGENAIKMMTVGGGSSSLKARYEISPLEGLKNRIGSHAEVTYARGYVGDTTGNYNGVATGQNLADKRPASEILAEAIAAAKNADLVLFFGGLNKSDHQDSEGNDRKQLELPYNQDGVISELAKANKNLVVINISGNAVAMPWVDKVPAILQGWFLGSETGNAIASVLTGDVNPSGKLPFTFPVKLTDNGAHNAGEFPGNKEITYKEGIFVGYRWAEAKKIKPLFAFGHGLSYTTFQYGKVKADKSVISPSDKITFTVDVKNTGSRAGEEIVQLYINDVKASVARPVKELKGFEKVSLKPGEQKTVSFTIDKSALSFFDAAKHEWVAEPGDFEAIIGASSSDIRTKTAFRLN from the coding sequence ATGAAAAGAATGTACGCCAGGGTCTGCACCATCTGCAGCATCCTTGTCGTAACACTAACACTAAGTTTCAAGCAGGCCGAAGCACAGAATGAGCTGCCTGTTTATCTTGATGACGCCAAACCGATCGAGGCCCGTGTTGAAGATGCATTGAGTAAAATGACACTCAAGGAAAAGATCGCTATCATCCACGCTCAATCGAAATTCAGCTCCCCCGGAGTACCCCGATTAGGAATACCAGAAAACTGGACAACGGATGGCCCCCACGGAATCCGTCCGGAAGTACTGTGGGATGAATGGTCGCAGGCGGGCTGGACCAACGACTCATGTACAGCGTTTCCGGCACTTACCTGCCTGGCAGCAACCTGGAGTAAGGACATGGCGGCCCTGTATGGAACATCCATAGGTGCCGAAGCCAGATACCGCAACAAGAATATTCTGCTGGGCCCCGGTGTCAACATTTACCGCACGCCTCTTAATGGCCGTAATTTTGAATATATGGGAGAAGATCCTTTCCTGGCAGCAAAAATGGTAGTGCCTTATGTTAAAGGAGTACAGCAAAACGGAGTGGCAGCCTGTGTGAAGCATTATGCGCTGAACAACCAGGAAACAAACCGGCATGGATATAATGTAAACGTAGATGACCGCACCCTTTATGAAATTTATCTGCCCGCGTTTAAGGCTGCTGTGCAGGAAGGCGACGCCTGGGCAATTATGGGATCTTACAATTTGTATAAAGGGCAGCATTGCTGTACCAATCAGTACCTGCTGAACGACATTCTGAAGAAAGAATGGGGATTTAAAGGCGTGGTAGTATCCGACTGGGGTGGCGTTCATGATACAAGGCAGGCGATAACCAACGGGCTCGACCTGGAATTCGGTTCATGGACAAACGGGCTGTCTCAAGGAAAAAGCAGTGCTTATGACAATTATTACATGGCCGACCCTTACCTGAAGCTGATCCAGTCGGGCCAGGTAGGCACAAAAGAACTGGACGACAAGGTGCGCCGTGTTCTTCGTTTGTCATTTCTGACAACGATGAATAAAAACCGCCCTCACGGATCTTTTGCGACTGAAGAGCATGCGCTTGCCGCACGCCGCATCGCTAGCGAAGGGATCGTTCTGCTGAAGAACAAAGGAAATCTGCTCCCCATCAACTTCAGTAAGGTGAAAAAGATTGCGGTTATTGGTGAAAACGCCATTAAGATGATGACTGTAGGAGGAGGAAGTTCTTCGTTGAAAGCCAGGTACGAGATTTCACCGCTGGAAGGGTTAAAGAACAGAATAGGTAGCCATGCTGAAGTCACCTACGCCAGGGGCTATGTTGGGGATACAACCGGCAACTATAACGGGGTAGCTACCGGACAAAATCTGGCAGATAAACGTCCGGCCTCTGAAATTCTAGCTGAAGCGATTGCAGCAGCTAAAAACGCTGATCTTGTGTTGTTCTTCGGTGGCCTCAACAAAAGCGATCACCAGGATTCTGAAGGAAATGACCGCAAGCAGTTGGAATTACCTTACAATCAGGATGGCGTGATCAGTGAACTGGCAAAGGCGAACAAGAACCTGGTAGTAATCAACATATCGGGGAACGCTGTGGCCATGCCATGGGTTGACAAAGTTCCTGCTATCCTTCAGGGCTGGTTCCTCGGATCTGAAACCGGGAATGCGATAGCGTCGGTGCTGACCGGCGATGTAAACCCTTCCGGAAAACTGCCATTTACATTTCCTGTGAAGCTAACCGACAACGGAGCCCATAATGCAGGTGAGTTCCCTGGCAACAAGGAAATTACTTATAAAGAGGGCATTTTCGTTGGGTACCGCTGGGCTGAAGCGAAAAAGATAAAGCCATTATTTGCATTCGGACATGGTTTGAGCTATACAACGTTCCAGTATGGCAAGGTAAAAGCCGACAAGAGCGTTATCTCTCCTTCTGATAAAATCACATTCACGGTTGATGTAAAAAATACCGGATCAAGAGCAGGCGAAGAAATAGTTCAGCTTTATATCAACGATGTTAAAGCAAGTGTTGCCCGTCCGGTAAAAGAACTAAAAGGATTCGAAAAAGTATCTCTCAAACCAGGCGAGCAAAAAACAGTGTCTTTCACGATAGACAAGTCTGCGCTAAGTTTCTTTGATGCTGCAAAACACGAATGGGTAGCCGAACCAGGAGACTTTGAAGCCATCATCGGCGCTTCGTCCTCGGATATCCGTACTAAAACAGCCTTCAGGTTAAATTAG
- a CDS encoding DUF6377 domain-containing protein, whose protein sequence is MKTVRFLLILLLFSGKITFAEDTQAVITELNAAIRNKETYSQKKEKRIARLKEVLSGNRSPLGQYNINKRLCGEYQKYKITIAISYADRCLQIARSLKRDDLITASLLQLSNLYSSTGKFLESQNILKSVKRESLSKPLWIRYYESQILFLEHYTTNTYNKAYVAQISKYRDSLLNELNPSSVKFKLNRAQKYIYDGKLKEAQSHLLKLLGEAKRNYADYAMGTYLLATVYHSQGRMDQAIHYYALSAITDIKNAIKDHASLQNLAIVFYYDGEIDRAYTYTRSAIDDAIFCDVKFRTLRMSELYSIINTAYLEKEAKQKNQLQLYLLLISILSVILTAAIIYVYLQMKKVSRIKEELHITGQQLAGLNQQLSKTNFHLSEVNAQLFESNHVKEVYIAQFFDLCSTYINKLEDYRKNLNKVATEKRIDALFKMLRSNAVVENEIEELYKVFDNIFLNLYPQFIHEFNELLLPNEQVTLKHGELLNTELRVFALVRLGITDSVKIAAFLRYSLSTIYNYRTKARNKARVAREDFEKLVMTIGGTLPPANSGTTTTTFFEENQSNKQL, encoded by the coding sequence GTGAAGACCGTCAGATTCCTGCTTATTCTCTTACTTTTTTCGGGCAAAATAACTTTTGCTGAAGATACGCAGGCAGTTATCACAGAGCTGAACGCGGCTATCCGGAATAAAGAAACATATTCTCAAAAAAAAGAGAAGAGGATCGCCAGGCTCAAAGAAGTTCTGTCAGGCAACCGGTCGCCCCTGGGGCAATACAATATCAACAAGCGCTTATGCGGGGAATATCAGAAGTATAAAATCACTATTGCAATTTCGTATGCCGACCGGTGTCTTCAGATTGCACGTTCCCTGAAAAGAGACGACCTGATCACGGCCAGCCTCCTCCAGTTGTCAAATTTATATTCTTCCACTGGCAAGTTCCTCGAATCGCAGAACATCCTGAAAAGTGTTAAAAGGGAATCTCTTTCAAAGCCGCTTTGGATAAGGTATTACGAATCACAGATCCTCTTCCTGGAGCACTACACCACCAATACTTATAATAAGGCCTATGTTGCTCAGATAAGTAAATACCGTGATTCCCTATTAAACGAACTGAACCCAAGTTCTGTAAAGTTCAAGCTAAACAGAGCACAAAAATATATCTATGACGGTAAGCTAAAAGAGGCTCAGAGCCATCTCTTAAAACTGCTGGGAGAAGCGAAAAGAAACTATGCAGATTATGCCATGGGGACCTATCTTCTGGCAACCGTATATCATTCACAGGGAAGAATGGACCAGGCTATTCACTATTATGCGCTGTCTGCCATCACCGATATCAAAAACGCTATTAAAGACCACGCTTCCCTGCAAAATCTTGCTATTGTGTTTTATTACGATGGTGAAATTGACCGGGCCTACACCTATACACGGTCGGCCATTGACGATGCTATATTTTGTGATGTGAAGTTCCGCACATTACGAATGTCAGAACTGTATTCTATCATTAATACGGCATATCTCGAAAAGGAGGCAAAACAAAAGAACCAGCTTCAGCTCTACCTTCTGCTAATCAGCATACTCTCGGTTATCCTCACTGCTGCAATTATATACGTCTATCTTCAGATGAAGAAGGTATCAAGAATAAAAGAAGAGTTACACATCACCGGTCAGCAACTGGCCGGACTCAACCAGCAGCTGAGCAAAACTAATTTTCATCTGAGCGAGGTAAACGCCCAACTATTCGAATCGAACCACGTGAAAGAAGTATATATTGCGCAGTTTTTCGACCTTTGCTCTACCTACATCAATAAGCTTGAAGACTACCGGAAAAACCTGAATAAGGTAGCAACTGAAAAACGGATCGACGCTCTTTTTAAAATGCTGCGATCAAATGCTGTAGTGGAGAATGAAATTGAGGAGCTCTACAAAGTATTTGACAACATATTCTTAAACCTCTACCCTCAATTTATCCATGAATTCAATGAGCTGCTGCTTCCCAATGAGCAGGTAACGCTGAAACATGGCGAATTGCTTAATACCGAGCTTCGCGTTTTCGCCCTTGTCAGGCTCGGCATTACCGACAGCGTTAAAATAGCGGCGTTTCTTCGTTATTCCCTGAGCACCATTTACAATTACAGAACGAAAGCCCGTAATAAAGCGCGGGTAGCCCGGGAAGACTTTGAAAAACTGGTTATGACCATCGGCGGCACCTTACCTCCGGCAAATTCCGGCACTACAACCACTACTTTTTTTGAGGAAAACCAGAGCAATAAACAACTGTAA
- a CDS encoding ABC transporter permease codes for MNLSAFIAKRITLKSQRTFSKLSVRIAIAGIMLSLAVMILSVAVMRGFKSEIREKARGFSGDIIVMKYDLNASYENSPFSVGADTIAKLARLPGITYAQPYALKPGIINANNEIEGVVLKGVDKNYHWDYFKRIMVAGKVIDFTDSLKARTQVIISKYIADRLHLKTGDDFLMYFVQEPLRKRKFVISGIYDLGVEEVDKTYVLGDLSLIRRLNNWKDNEVGGYELRVDDFSKLDETATNVYYELPVKLKSWSVKEYYPAIFQWLSLLDVNTQVILVLMLAVAIINMVSALLIIILERTSMIGILKALGSTNWMIQKIFLTNAFYLIGFGMVLGNVLGIGLGLFQTHTHFFQLDQASYYVSFVPVELNITDILLLNAGTLVICLIILIIPSTMVTKIAPVKAIGFK; via the coding sequence TTGAATCTTTCAGCCTTTATAGCAAAAAGAATAACGTTAAAATCACAACGGACATTTTCGAAACTGAGTGTAAGAATTGCTATTGCCGGTATCATGCTTAGCCTGGCTGTGATGATACTGTCTGTAGCCGTAATGAGGGGTTTTAAATCTGAAATAAGAGAGAAGGCGCGTGGCTTTTCGGGGGATATCATCGTAATGAAGTATGATCTTAATGCTTCTTACGAGAATTCACCTTTTTCCGTTGGCGCAGATACCATCGCAAAACTTGCCAGGCTCCCCGGCATTACCTACGCTCAGCCTTATGCGTTGAAGCCTGGAATTATTAACGCCAATAATGAGATTGAGGGCGTTGTATTAAAGGGCGTTGATAAAAACTATCATTGGGACTACTTTAAAAGAATTATGGTCGCCGGGAAAGTGATCGATTTTACAGATAGTCTTAAAGCCCGTACCCAGGTTATTATTTCAAAGTATATCGCCGACCGCCTGCATTTGAAAACCGGCGACGACTTTCTGATGTATTTTGTTCAGGAGCCTTTAAGGAAACGAAAATTCGTTATATCCGGTATTTATGATCTCGGCGTGGAAGAGGTGGATAAGACATATGTACTGGGGGACCTATCTCTGATTAGAAGACTAAATAACTGGAAAGATAATGAAGTTGGAGGATACGAATTACGCGTAGATGATTTCAGCAAGCTTGATGAAACGGCAACAAATGTTTACTACGAGCTGCCTGTTAAACTAAAATCCTGGTCGGTAAAGGAATATTATCCCGCCATTTTTCAGTGGCTGTCGCTGCTCGACGTCAATACCCAGGTGATATTGGTTCTGATGCTTGCTGTTGCTATCATTAACATGGTTTCAGCCCTTCTAATCATTATTCTGGAACGTACGAGCATGATCGGAATATTGAAAGCCCTTGGCAGTACGAACTGGATGATTCAGAAAATATTTTTAACAAACGCCTTCTACCTGATTGGCTTTGGAATGGTGTTAGGAAATGTACTCGGCATAGGACTGGGTCTTTTTCAGACGCATACTCACTTCTTTCAATTAGATCAGGCCTCTTATTATGTCTCCTTTGTTCCTGTCGAACTCAATATTACGGATATACTTCTGCTCAACGCTGGTACTCTCGTAATCTGTTTGATTATTCTTATTATTCCTTCCACTATGGTAACAAAGATTGCTCCGGTTAAGGCAATAGGGTTTAAGTGA
- a CDS encoding MutS-related protein: MNHSVISRYQEMIGLSDNEITRYSRLANRYSLLRLFALVLGGVIIWQTFEYEKIWLTELAFFLLIVVFAWLVSRQSRYDKKKQFYISLKKVNENEISSINTQENIYPDGSLFAEEQHPYSSDLDIFGKASLFKLLNRSATFPGNQKLAGWLLQPAGNAEIRERQAAAKELSSKLDWKMKFQSVLLFANNNTGNSDVQGLIKYLELIHDKRKSWIKVYIKAVPWVFLTATVLAYFYPPLLLFLFIPGLINIALVLSRQPDVNRVERTIGKAGNTLAFYSDAFKMLEEEQWSSPLCQKLQDELKSSDNKRLSEQVKGLSVLLNRLEYRLNVFIGPVLNVTMAWDVRQLLAIETWKSENRLLVAKAFDVLATVESLISIAGIHINYPEWCFPELVDHDHYTLCVKSAGHPLIPVDKRIENDFYLENNHNIDIITGSNMAGKSTFLRTLGINAVLAFCGAPVCAVEMRITNMKIFTYMRIKDSLNESISTFKAELNRLQQLLDALRTGDKVYFLIDEMLRGTNSADKYRGSKAIIEKLIGQKAVGIVATHDLQIAELEEKYPEYIRNFYFDIQVQGSEMHFDYKLKHGACKTFNASLLLRQLGIEIPGDH; this comes from the coding sequence ATGAATCATTCAGTAATTAGCCGCTATCAGGAGATGATCGGCTTGTCGGACAATGAAATCACGAGATACAGTCGTTTAGCCAACAGATACTCTCTGCTTCGTTTGTTTGCTCTCGTTCTGGGTGGTGTGATTATCTGGCAAACATTTGAATACGAGAAAATCTGGCTTACAGAGCTGGCGTTTTTCCTGTTGATCGTTGTCTTTGCATGGCTGGTGAGCCGGCAAAGCCGATATGATAAAAAGAAGCAATTTTATATATCGTTAAAGAAAGTGAACGAGAATGAAATCAGCAGCATCAATACCCAGGAGAATATATATCCCGATGGCTCGCTGTTTGCTGAAGAACAACATCCTTATTCATCCGATCTGGATATTTTCGGCAAAGCATCGCTGTTTAAGCTGCTGAATCGCTCTGCCACTTTCCCGGGTAATCAAAAGCTCGCCGGCTGGCTGCTGCAACCTGCAGGAAATGCAGAAATAAGAGAAAGACAGGCTGCCGCAAAAGAGCTATCATCGAAACTGGACTGGAAAATGAAGTTTCAGTCGGTATTGCTGTTTGCAAATAACAACACGGGAAATAGCGATGTACAGGGGCTGATTAAATATCTTGAACTTATTCACGACAAAAGAAAAAGCTGGATCAAGGTGTACATAAAGGCGGTACCCTGGGTGTTTCTGACTGCAACGGTCCTGGCTTATTTTTATCCCCCCCTGCTCTTATTTCTTTTTATTCCGGGACTCATAAATATTGCGCTTGTTTTAAGCAGGCAGCCAGACGTAAACAGAGTTGAAAGGACCATTGGAAAGGCTGGAAACACTTTGGCATTCTATTCAGATGCATTTAAGATGCTGGAAGAAGAGCAGTGGTCTTCGCCCCTATGTCAGAAGCTTCAGGATGAGCTGAAAAGCTCAGATAACAAGAGGCTATCTGAGCAGGTAAAAGGCCTTTCGGTACTGCTTAACCGTTTGGAATACAGGTTGAATGTATTTATAGGGCCGGTGCTCAATGTGACGATGGCATGGGACGTCAGGCAACTGCTTGCAATTGAAACGTGGAAATCAGAAAACAGGTTATTGGTTGCAAAGGCCTTTGATGTACTGGCTACGGTGGAGTCGCTGATAAGCATCGCCGGGATTCATATAAATTATCCGGAATGGTGCTTCCCCGAATTAGTGGACCATGACCATTATACCCTCTGTGTTAAATCGGCCGGTCATCCCCTTATTCCTGTTGATAAACGTATTGAGAACGACTTCTATCTGGAGAATAACCATAATATTGATATCATTACAGGTTCTAATATGGCGGGTAAAAGCACCTTCCTCCGCACTCTGGGCATCAATGCTGTGCTTGCGTTCTGCGGAGCCCCCGTTTGCGCCGTGGAAATGAGGATTACAAACATGAAGATCTTTACCTATATGCGGATTAAAGACTCTCTTAATGAAAGCATATCGACTTTTAAAGCAGAACTAAACCGATTACAACAATTGCTGGATGCACTTCGTACAGGCGATAAAGTATATTTTCTGATTGATGAGATGCTCAGGGGAACAAACTCTGCAGATAAGTACCGGGGATCTAAAGCTATCATTGAAAAGCTTATAGGTCAAAAAGCCGTAGGAATTGTAGCAACTCACGACTTGCAGATCGCGGAGCTGGAAGAGAAATATCCTGAATATATCAGGAATTTTTATTTTGATATACAAGTACAGGGTAGTGAGATGCATTTCGATTACAAGCTGAAACACGGAGCCTGTAAAACGTTTAATGCATCGTTGTTATTGAGGCAATTAGGAATTGAAATCCCAGGAGACCACTGA
- the fmt gene encoding methionyl-tRNA formyltransferase produces MRIIFMGTPEFAVASLDALLGAGFNVVAVVTAPDKPAGRGQKLSESAVKKYAAANNISVLQPEKLKDPGFIEQLRSFNADLQVVVAFRMLPEIVWNMPPKGTINLHASLLPDYRGAAPINWAVINGEKQTGVTTFFLQHEIDTGDILFSEAVDIGENETAGEVHDKLMHTGAGLLVKTVKAIEKGDYKETPQRELLKGSGTADVKHAPKIFKEDCLINWDQPAVKIYNHIRGLSPYPAAYTLLNDKTLKIYKSSLLAEKPGIVPGQHESDGKSFLRFACRDGFIDIKELQLEGKKKMTAEEFLRGYRLQD; encoded by the coding sequence ATGAGAATTATTTTCATGGGAACGCCTGAATTTGCTGTTGCGTCGCTGGATGCACTGCTTGGCGCAGGATTTAATGTAGTGGCTGTAGTTACAGCCCCCGACAAGCCCGCCGGCAGAGGACAGAAACTGAGCGAATCTGCAGTAAAGAAATATGCAGCGGCAAACAATATCAGTGTCTTACAGCCTGAAAAGCTCAAAGACCCTGGGTTTATAGAGCAATTAAGATCTTTTAACGCAGATCTTCAGGTGGTAGTTGCTTTTCGTATGTTGCCTGAGATAGTCTGGAACATGCCGCCAAAAGGTACTATTAACCTGCACGCCTCTCTGCTGCCCGATTACAGGGGCGCAGCGCCCATCAACTGGGCGGTAATTAATGGCGAAAAACAAACCGGGGTAACTACATTTTTTCTTCAGCACGAGATTGACACAGGGGATATCCTGTTCTCTGAAGCGGTGGATATTGGTGAAAATGAAACCGCCGGAGAAGTACATGATAAGTTAATGCATACAGGCGCCGGACTACTGGTTAAAACTGTAAAAGCTATTGAAAAAGGCGACTATAAGGAAACGCCCCAGAGAGAGCTGCTTAAAGGAAGCGGGACAGCAGATGTAAAGCATGCACCTAAGATCTTTAAAGAAGACTGCCTGATAAACTGGGATCAACCAGCCGTAAAGATTTACAATCATATCAGAGGATTGAGCCCCTACCCTGCTGCTTACACCCTTTTGAACGATAAAACTTTAAAGATTTACAAATCTTCATTATTAGCTGAGAAACCTGGAATTGTCCCCGGACAGCATGAAAGCGATGGAAAATCCTTTTTACGCTTTGCCTGTCGCGACGGGTTTATTGACATAAAGGAACTTCAGCTGGAAGGCAAAAAGAAAATGACCGCTGAAGAATTTCTAAGAGGATACCGACTTCAGGATTAG